In the genome of Rhizobium etli 8C-3, one region contains:
- a CDS encoding methylated-DNA--[protein]-cysteine S-methyltransferase: protein MNMIAHLNRDTMAESPDYETVRQVIELITEDYRAQPSLEAIAARLNQSPTQLQKTFTRWAGLSPKAFLQAVTLDHAKRLLRKEDMPLLETSIEVGLSGPSRLHDLFVTHEAMSPGEWKAKGGGLTIRYGFHQSPFGVALVMTTDRGLAGLAFSDLGDEAACFEDMSCRWPNAQFVEDRQATTPYATRIFEPGNWSVDQPLRVVLIGTDFQVRVWESLLKIPIGKAMTYSDIAKDIGQPTASRAVGAAIGRNPISFVVPCHRALGKNGDLTGYHWGLTRKRAILGWEAGQA, encoded by the coding sequence ATGAATATGATCGCCCATCTGAACAGAGACACTATGGCCGAGAGTCCGGATTACGAGACCGTCCGTCAGGTCATCGAACTTATCACGGAAGACTATCGCGCCCAGCCGTCGCTGGAGGCGATAGCCGCGCGGCTCAACCAGTCGCCGACGCAGCTCCAGAAGACGTTTACCCGCTGGGCGGGGCTTTCGCCCAAGGCCTTTCTCCAGGCAGTCACGCTCGATCATGCCAAGCGGTTGCTGCGCAAGGAAGACATGCCGCTGCTTGAAACGTCGATCGAGGTGGGTCTTTCCGGTCCAAGCCGTCTTCACGATCTCTTCGTCACCCATGAGGCCATGTCGCCCGGTGAATGGAAGGCAAAGGGCGGCGGCCTGACGATCCGCTACGGCTTCCACCAGTCACCCTTCGGCGTCGCGCTGGTCATGACTACCGATCGCGGCCTTGCAGGCCTTGCTTTCAGCGATCTCGGCGACGAGGCCGCCTGTTTCGAAGACATGAGCTGCCGCTGGCCGAATGCCCAATTTGTCGAAGATCGGCAGGCAACCACGCCTTATGCAACGCGCATTTTCGAGCCCGGAAACTGGTCAGTAGACCAGCCGTTGCGCGTCGTGCTCATCGGCACGGATTTTCAGGTCCGCGTCTGGGAGAGTCTCTTGAAGATTCCGATTGGCAAAGCGATGACCTATTCCGACATTGCCAAAGATATCGGCCAGCCTACGGCATCGCGTGCAGTCGGTGCTGCGATTGGACGCAATCCGATCTCCTTCGTTGTGCCATGTCATCGTGCGCTCGGGAAGAATGGCGACTTGACGGGTTACCATTGGGGTCTCACCCGCAAACGGGCTATATTGGGGTGGGAAGCCGGTCAGGCATGA
- a CDS encoding DUF2244 domain-containing protein, whose protein sequence is MTESNAGRANEQPVFAAELFPYRSLGRKGFRVLLLISGTLCFIYGIFFVVTGAWPIGFFLGLDFALLYGAFWLNYRSGRAREEVTVSRTDVAIRKFTPSGRMVEHHFNPFWARFLVCRHQEIGILSMHVFGEGRRTDIGSFLNPDDRESFAKAFKGALATVKQRL, encoded by the coding sequence ATGACGGAAAGCAACGCCGGGCGGGCGAACGAACAGCCTGTTTTTGCAGCCGAACTTTTCCCTTACCGGTCGCTCGGCCGCAAGGGCTTCAGGGTGCTGCTTTTGATTTCCGGTACGCTCTGTTTCATCTATGGGATCTTCTTCGTCGTTACCGGCGCTTGGCCGATCGGCTTCTTCCTCGGGCTGGATTTCGCGTTGCTGTACGGTGCCTTCTGGCTCAACTACCGCTCCGGCAGGGCGCGCGAGGAGGTGACTGTTTCGCGCACCGATGTCGCGATCCGAAAGTTTACGCCATCCGGACGCATGGTGGAGCATCACTTCAATCCATTCTGGGCACGTTTCCTCGTTTGCCGCCATCAGGAAATCGGCATTCTATCCATGCATGTTTTTGGTGAAGGCCGGCGGACGGATATCGGCTCCTTCCTCAATCCGGATGATCGCGAAAGCTTTGCCAAGGCATTCAAAGGAGCGCTTGCGACAGTCAAGCAACGGCTTTGA
- the nth gene encoding endonuclease III: MADEYRLSMPDPKLKSVRKTLQNSKANARRRAVPVRTAYSQAEREEIFRRFSIQRPEPRGELAHTNPFTLVVAVALSAQATDAGVNKATRALFKVADTPQKMLALGEERLRDYIRTIGLYRNKAKNVMALSQMLVDEFGGEVPNKREELVRLPGVGRKTANVVLSMAFGQATMAVDTHIFRIANRIKLAPGKTPDEVEDRLMKVIPGHYLYHAHHWLILHGRYTCKARRPECERCVIADLCKSPEKSCDVPAPLVELPPQVIGEAVE, encoded by the coding sequence ATGGCTGATGAGTATAGATTGTCGATGCCCGATCCGAAACTCAAATCCGTCCGCAAAACCTTGCAAAACTCCAAAGCGAACGCCCGCCGCAGGGCTGTTCCGGTGCGCACTGCGTATTCGCAAGCCGAGCGCGAGGAGATATTCCGCCGCTTTTCGATCCAGCGGCCGGAACCCAGAGGCGAACTGGCACACACCAATCCATTCACGCTCGTCGTTGCCGTGGCACTTTCCGCCCAGGCGACGGATGCCGGTGTCAACAAGGCGACGCGGGCGCTTTTCAAGGTTGCAGACACGCCGCAAAAGATGCTGGCGCTCGGCGAGGAACGGCTGCGCGACTACATCAGGACGATCGGCCTTTACCGCAACAAGGCGAAGAACGTCATGGCGCTCTCGCAAATGCTGGTCGATGAATTCGGCGGCGAGGTTCCGAACAAGCGGGAGGAACTCGTTCGCTTGCCAGGCGTCGGCCGCAAGACAGCGAACGTGGTTCTATCGATGGCCTTCGGCCAGGCGACGATGGCGGTGGACACGCACATATTCCGCATCGCCAATCGCATCAAGCTGGCACCGGGAAAGACACCGGACGAGGTCGAGGACCGCCTGATGAAGGTGATCCCCGGTCACTACCTTTATCATGCCCACCATTGGCTGATCCTGCACGGCCGCTACACGTGCAAGGCGCGCCGCCCGGAATGCGAGCGCTGCGTGATTGCCGATCTCTGCAAATCGCCGGAAAAGAGCTGCGACGTACCGGCGCCGCTGGTCGAGCTACCGCCGCAGGTGATCGGCGAGGCCGTCGAATAG
- a CDS encoding sulfate transporter family protein has translation MILDAARLAFFNLFARETRSVLVKVLGVTILVLIGLWFVLRGLFITFLFPWIAGFFPEIPDWAGWLSFVFVVLASIGLALGLALLLSPVTALIAGLFLDDVAEVVEKRDYPEDIPGTAMPIGPAITSSLKFLGVVIAGNIVALFLLFIPGVNLIAFFLVNGYLLGREFFEFAAMRFRSPQEARLFRAKHASTVFLGGLVIAAFLAIPFLNLLTPLFAAGMMVHLYKLISQRDLGFHRST, from the coding sequence ATGATCCTCGATGCGGCGCGCCTTGCCTTTTTCAACCTTTTTGCACGGGAAACCCGATCGGTTCTCGTTAAGGTGTTGGGGGTTACGATCCTGGTTCTGATCGGGCTCTGGTTCGTGCTGCGAGGCCTGTTCATTACTTTTCTGTTTCCGTGGATTGCGGGCTTCTTTCCCGAAATCCCGGATTGGGCCGGCTGGCTGAGCTTCGTGTTCGTCGTTCTCGCAAGCATCGGTCTCGCCTTGGGCCTGGCGCTGCTGCTGTCGCCCGTGACCGCGTTGATTGCAGGCCTGTTTCTCGATGACGTGGCGGAAGTGGTGGAGAAGCGGGATTATCCCGAGGATATCCCGGGAACGGCGATGCCGATCGGCCCGGCGATCACGAGTTCTCTCAAGTTCCTGGGCGTGGTGATCGCCGGCAATATTGTCGCCCTGTTCCTCCTTTTCATCCCCGGCGTGAACCTGATCGCCTTCTTTCTGGTAAACGGTTATCTGCTCGGTCGGGAATTCTTCGAATTCGCCGCCATGCGCTTCCGTTCTCCGCAGGAGGCCCGGCTTTTCAGGGCAAAGCACGCTTCTACCGTCTTTCTCGGCGGTCTGGTGATCGCCGCTTTCCTGGCGATCCCCTTCCTCAATCTGCTGACGCCGCTGTTTGCGGCGGGCATGATGGTTCATCTCTATAAGCTGATTTCCCAACGGGATCTCGGTTTTCACCGATCAACTTGA
- a CDS encoding MurR/RpiR family transcriptional regulator: MEDFVQKLRHYVKSGTPAERRIAKYFTEHLNDLPFETAASVADRLDLSPMTVGRFLRALGYQGLDSVKVHFRETAVTSPVQLQNSLSELQTDASEGKSLALLVTEQIQALHHIYHLTAQTHWAEAVAMIGMAREVFIATHARLACFATHFAHRLTRSRDGVHALDGSANRFAELFARPSGEGALLIIIDCRRFGKARLLARTARRYGYKVVLITTEISDWLPDQSNVMLALPPARSPDEDNLPPLIALLDCLAESVIAATGEEALERRRRISEFGTILGEGGSR; the protein is encoded by the coding sequence GTGGAAGACTTTGTTCAGAAGCTCAGACACTATGTGAAGTCAGGCACGCCGGCCGAGCGCAGAATTGCGAAATATTTTACCGAGCATCTGAACGACCTTCCTTTCGAGACCGCTGCCTCCGTGGCCGACAGGCTCGATCTAAGCCCGATGACGGTTGGCCGTTTCCTGCGCGCGCTCGGCTATCAGGGTCTCGACAGCGTCAAGGTCCATTTCCGTGAAACAGCCGTCACCTCCCCTGTCCAACTTCAAAATTCGCTCAGCGAGTTGCAGACCGATGCCTCGGAAGGAAAGTCGCTTGCGTTGCTGGTCACCGAGCAGATCCAGGCGCTGCATCACATCTACCATCTGACGGCACAGACGCACTGGGCCGAAGCTGTCGCGATGATTGGCATGGCGCGTGAAGTTTTCATTGCGACGCATGCACGCCTTGCTTGCTTTGCGACGCATTTCGCCCACCGGCTGACACGGTCGCGCGATGGCGTCCACGCTCTGGACGGTTCTGCAAACCGCTTCGCCGAACTGTTCGCTCGCCCGAGCGGTGAAGGCGCCCTCCTGATCATCATCGATTGCCGACGCTTCGGCAAAGCGCGTCTGTTGGCGCGAACCGCGCGGCGCTATGGATACAAGGTCGTGCTGATCACGACGGAAATCAGCGACTGGCTGCCCGACCAATCCAATGTCATGCTGGCGCTTCCGCCCGCCCGCTCGCCCGACGAGGACAACCTTCCTCCGTTGATCGCTCTTCTCGACTGTCTGGCGGAATCCGTCATTGCCGCCACAGGCGAAGAGGCGCTCGAACGCCGGCGGCGAATATCGGAATTCGGCACTATTCTCGGAGAAGGCGGCAGCCGCTAG
- a CDS encoding FGGY-family carbohydrate kinase produces MHDHVVAVDVGTGSARAGVFDARGRLLGKAEHPIIMNRPRENHAEHDSENIWSAVCIVVRKAMEQSGAAPASVGAIGFDGTCSLVVRDVDGGQISVSTGGERRFDTIVWLDHRALNEADFCTATGHAVLEHSGHFMSPEMEMPKLMWLKKKLPGTWMNAGYFFDLADFMTWKATGSLARSRSTLTAKWNYLAHKQKGWQGDFLAQIGLEDLKERGRLPDETAPVGASVGTLTQEAASALGLTTDCHVSAGLIDAYAGALGTLAGYAADPAQLERQLALIAGTSSCIISFSRDRKPSHGMWGPYFEVVFQDLWLVEAGQSATGALLDHIVRMHAAGGEPDPALHHKIVSRIAQLRAEEGDALGSRIFVMPDFHGNRSPLADPHAVGTISGLTLDTSFDGLCALYWRTAVGIALGIRHILEKMKEYGYVPDTLHVAGGHVKNPVLMELYSDATGCRVIVPKMNEAVLLGTAIGASVACGLHTDLTTAGLAMYPGGEERAPDATKQALYDREYRRFLAMYRHRAELEAIC; encoded by the coding sequence ATGCATGATCATGTGGTTGCGGTGGATGTCGGCACCGGCAGCGCGCGTGCCGGTGTGTTCGATGCCCGCGGTCGCCTGCTCGGAAAGGCCGAACATCCGATCATCATGAATAGGCCGCGTGAAAATCATGCCGAACATGATTCTGAAAACATCTGGTCGGCGGTCTGCATCGTCGTTCGCAAGGCGATGGAACAATCGGGCGCAGCTCCTGCGTCTGTCGGTGCGATCGGCTTCGATGGCACGTGCTCGCTCGTCGTCCGCGATGTCGATGGTGGGCAGATCAGCGTATCGACCGGGGGCGAAAGACGCTTCGACACGATCGTCTGGCTGGACCACAGGGCGCTGAACGAAGCTGATTTCTGCACTGCAACCGGCCATGCGGTTCTCGAACACTCCGGGCATTTCATGTCGCCGGAGATGGAGATGCCAAAGCTGATGTGGCTGAAGAAGAAACTGCCTGGCACCTGGATGAATGCCGGTTATTTCTTCGACCTTGCCGACTTCATGACATGGAAGGCGACGGGCTCGCTTGCCCGTTCGCGCAGCACGCTGACGGCGAAGTGGAACTATCTGGCGCACAAGCAAAAGGGTTGGCAAGGGGATTTTCTCGCGCAGATCGGTCTTGAAGACCTTAAGGAACGCGGCCGTCTGCCCGACGAGACAGCACCGGTCGGCGCCAGCGTCGGCACCCTTACCCAGGAGGCTGCATCGGCACTCGGGCTGACGACGGACTGCCATGTTTCGGCGGGCCTGATCGACGCCTATGCGGGCGCGCTTGGCACGCTTGCCGGCTATGCGGCCGACCCGGCGCAGCTTGAGCGTCAGTTGGCGCTCATTGCCGGAACCTCGAGCTGCATCATTTCCTTCTCCCGCGATCGAAAACCAAGTCACGGAATGTGGGGACCTTACTTTGAGGTCGTATTTCAGGATTTGTGGCTGGTTGAGGCCGGACAATCGGCGACGGGTGCCTTGCTCGACCATATCGTGCGCATGCATGCTGCTGGAGGCGAGCCCGACCCTGCATTGCATCACAAGATCGTCTCCCGCATCGCCCAGTTGCGTGCCGAAGAAGGCGACGCCCTCGGCTCGCGCATCTTCGTGATGCCGGATTTCCACGGCAACCGGTCGCCTCTTGCCGATCCGCACGCAGTCGGCACGATCAGCGGGCTGACGCTCGATACCTCATTCGACGGGCTTTGCGCGCTCTACTGGCGCACGGCCGTGGGTATCGCGCTCGGCATCCGGCATATTCTCGAAAAGATGAAGGAATATGGTTATGTGCCGGATACGCTGCATGTTGCGGGCGGGCATGTGAAAAACCCCGTGCTGATGGAGCTTTACTCGGATGCAACGGGTTGCAGGGTAATCGTGCCGAAGATGAACGAGGCGGTGTTGCTCGGCACCGCGATCGGGGCTTCTGTCGCCTGTGGCTTACACACGGATCTCACGACAGCCGGCCTGGCAATGTATCCCGGGGGTGAAGAGCGTGCGCCGGACGCGACAAAGCAGGCTCTGTATGATCGCGAGTACCGGCGGTTTCTCGCGATGTATCGCCATCGCGCCGAACTGGAGGCTATATGCTAG
- a CDS encoding HAD family hydrolase: MADCETRLVIFDCDGVLVDSEPISVSVLVEAMNDLGVPITEQEVYARFLGKSLATVIETMKSDYQVHAGDEFLERIRTNLYARFRKELRPIDGIGATIDALDIPCCVASSSQVERIRLSLTVTGLIDKLPNIFSASMVTNGKPAPDLFLHAAREMHVDPKECVVIEDSPAGIEAAKAAGMTVFAFTGGSHANFAGYRAELERLSPELVFDAMPDLLHLIQKQKLDGTFP, encoded by the coding sequence ATGGCTGATTGCGAAACACGCCTGGTCATTTTCGATTGTGACGGTGTCCTCGTCGATAGCGAGCCGATCTCCGTCAGCGTGCTCGTCGAGGCGATGAACGACCTCGGTGTGCCGATCACCGAGCAAGAGGTCTATGCACGCTTTCTAGGCAAGAGCCTCGCGACCGTCATCGAAACGATGAAGAGCGATTATCAGGTGCATGCCGGCGACGAGTTTCTCGAGCGCATTCGCACCAATCTCTATGCACGATTCAGGAAAGAACTGAGGCCGATCGACGGCATAGGTGCGACGATCGATGCGCTCGACATCCCTTGCTGCGTCGCCTCGTCCAGCCAGGTCGAGCGCATCAGGCTGTCGCTCACCGTCACCGGCCTCATCGACAAGCTGCCGAACATCTTCAGCGCCTCGATGGTGACGAATGGAAAGCCGGCACCGGACCTCTTCCTGCATGCCGCCCGCGAAATGCACGTCGATCCCAAGGAATGTGTCGTAATCGAAGACAGCCCTGCGGGCATCGAGGCGGCCAAGGCTGCAGGCATGACGGTCTTTGCCTTTACCGGCGGCTCACATGCCAATTTTGCAGGTTATCGTGCCGAACTCGAGCGGCTTTCGCCGGAACTCGTGTTTGACGCGATGCCGGATTTGCTACACCTTATCCAGAAACAAAAGCTGGATGGGACTTTCCCTTGA